A single genomic interval of Flavobacterium sp. N2820 harbors:
- a CDS encoding DUF2586 domain-containing protein: MRPGVSIGFENGNLGVVATSPDGVCAIVGSAAANGSFALETPYTVYSLDEAETLGIIPTVAANYELHKTIKEFYAEAGTGTELWIYGVAKTQTLDQLVADSEAVLLASNRRIRFVTLKYAPSVADTDTTAGLRTGFPATLAAAQAIADEYTTEKTQPVVYIIEAYNYTGVPADLVGFSATTYNRVAVLIGDTETRTGATASKGAAVGVLAGRIAKNQVHVNVGRVKDGALKPLNFYVLDTPVEQVNIDALYDKGFITPCTHVGKSGYYFVDDHLACTVEDDYHFLTRRRVIDKAYVLANATLSNFILDTVPLTGEGKMQATYAKALEAEVERVIVQEMTAKGEISADTTIANDTGVEVLIDTTNVIATDSKIKGKIRVRPHGYGRFIEFSIGFNITA, from the coding sequence TGAGACCAGGAGTATCAATAGGATTTGAAAACGGCAATCTTGGAGTTGTAGCCACAAGCCCTGACGGAGTTTGTGCTATCGTAGGAAGTGCCGCTGCCAATGGCTCGTTTGCTTTAGAAACACCATACACGGTGTATTCATTAGACGAGGCGGAAACGTTAGGAATTATCCCAACGGTTGCCGCAAACTATGAACTACATAAAACCATTAAAGAGTTTTACGCTGAAGCGGGAACTGGAACGGAGCTTTGGATTTATGGTGTTGCAAAAACACAAACATTAGATCAGTTAGTGGCTGACTCGGAAGCGGTTCTATTAGCATCTAATAGACGCATCAGATTTGTAACGCTTAAATACGCTCCATCTGTAGCCGATACAGATACAACAGCGGGTTTACGCACTGGTTTTCCTGCAACATTAGCGGCGGCTCAAGCAATTGCTGATGAGTACACGACAGAAAAAACACAACCAGTTGTTTACATTATTGAGGCTTACAACTATACAGGAGTTCCTGCAGATTTAGTAGGCTTTTCGGCAACCACTTACAACCGTGTTGCGGTTTTGATTGGAGATACAGAAACTCGTACGGGAGCAACGGCTTCTAAAGGTGCGGCGGTTGGAGTTCTTGCGGGTAGAATTGCAAAAAACCAAGTGCACGTAAATGTGGGAAGAGTTAAAGACGGAGCATTGAAACCGCTTAACTTCTATGTTCTTGACACACCAGTTGAACAGGTAAACATCGACGCTCTTTACGACAAAGGTTTCATTACACCTTGTACTCACGTTGGAAAGTCGGGTTACTATTTTGTAGATGATCATTTGGCTTGTACAGTTGAAGATGACTATCATTTTTTAACTCGTAGACGTGTAATTGATAAAGCCTATGTGTTGGCAAACGCTACACTATCAAACTTTATCCTGGACACGGTTCCATTAACTGGAGAGGGCAAAATGCAAGCCACGTATGCTAAGGCATTGGAGGCTGAAGTAGAAAGAGTAATTGTACAGGAAATGACTGCAAAAGGAGAAATCTCGGCAGACACTACTATTGCAAATGATACAGGAGTTGAAGTGTTGATTGATACTACAAACGTTATCGCAACAGATTCAAAAATCAAAGGAAAAATCAGAGTAAGACCTCACGGCTACGGAAGATTTATAGAGTTTTCAATTGGGTTTAATATAACGGCATAA
- a CDS encoding phage tail tape measure protein yields the protein MSSQALSYIIQMNSNFDKVYTSFNKFATGVNTGVDNIQRKLNSVSLNAMIQNINSAADGLNSLNDPGMKLSTNMYDLQAITGVAGDKLKEIEGYARQNAKTFGGEASASAESYKLILSQLSPEIAKMPKALQSMGKEVSITSKLMGGDTVAATNVLTTAMNQYQVSLEDPIKASKEMARMNNVMAASAKEGSAELPQIAQALEQSGLAAKTAGVSFEETNAFIQVLDKNGKKGAEGGVALRNVMATLAQGRFLPKDTKAELAAAGVNIDTLTDSSLSLSDRLKPLKGIMNDQALVTKLFGKENSNAAIAMISNTDEANRLTEAVSGTNTAYEQAAIIMESPLEKNKRLKAQVDDFKISLFNGTNGLIGYASEIGNVARDVGNLMPILSGAGTVLSTLTSATKMQALWSGITTTATSIWSGAQMVLNTIMTANPIGLLVVAIGALVALVYSAIKHYDQWGSAVLFLLGPFGILINIIMSVKDHWDSIVNAFKSDGIVGGLKRIGLVLLDAVMKPLQQILEVVAKVDPTGLAQKGLDKIKAFRTANNLVTQGEKVTKGKEAADKAVIKEPKVPGVKETEGGGTGGTKDDESVKKSNQAVATGGTKHNYITITIKELNGLKDVVVSGKDAATKAGTEVADELLRVIAMAGTATG from the coding sequence ATGAGTAGCCAAGCACTAAGTTATATTATTCAAATGAATAGCAACTTTGATAAGGTGTATACCTCATTCAATAAGTTTGCTACTGGAGTAAACACTGGTGTAGATAATATTCAAAGAAAATTAAACAGCGTTAGTCTTAACGCTATGATCCAAAACATTAATTCGGCTGCAGATGGTTTAAACAGTTTAAACGATCCTGGTATGAAGTTGAGTACAAATATGTATGACCTTCAAGCCATTACTGGAGTCGCTGGCGATAAGCTAAAAGAAATTGAAGGCTATGCCCGCCAAAACGCCAAAACCTTTGGGGGTGAGGCATCGGCATCGGCAGAATCATATAAGTTAATCCTGTCGCAATTATCTCCTGAAATCGCAAAAATGCCAAAAGCTTTGCAGTCGATGGGTAAAGAGGTATCGATTACATCTAAACTTATGGGCGGGGATACTGTTGCGGCAACCAACGTTCTTACAACGGCAATGAATCAGTATCAGGTTTCTTTAGAAGACCCAATTAAGGCATCTAAAGAAATGGCACGAATGAATAACGTAATGGCAGCCTCAGCCAAAGAGGGCTCTGCGGAACTTCCACAAATTGCACAGGCATTGGAGCAATCAGGATTAGCGGCTAAAACGGCGGGAGTATCTTTTGAAGAAACAAACGCATTTATTCAGGTACTAGACAAAAACGGAAAAAAAGGAGCTGAAGGCGGAGTTGCATTGCGTAACGTAATGGCAACTTTGGCACAAGGTAGATTTTTGCCAAAAGACACCAAAGCCGAGTTAGCAGCTGCAGGAGTAAACATCGATACATTAACGGATAGCTCGCTTTCGCTTTCGGACAGATTGAAACCTTTAAAGGGTATTATGAACGACCAGGCGTTGGTAACTAAACTTTTCGGCAAAGAAAACAGTAATGCCGCAATAGCTATGATTTCCAATACCGATGAGGCAAACCGATTAACTGAGGCAGTTAGCGGAACTAATACTGCATACGAACAGGCTGCAATTATAATGGAAAGCCCATTAGAAAAGAATAAGCGATTAAAGGCGCAAGTTGATGACTTTAAAATATCGTTGTTTAACGGCACAAATGGTTTAATTGGTTACGCTTCAGAAATTGGAAACGTTGCCAGAGATGTTGGTAACCTTATGCCTATTTTATCGGGTGCGGGAACTGTGCTTTCAACTTTAACCAGTGCAACAAAGATGCAAGCGTTATGGTCTGGAATAACAACAACCGCAACTTCTATATGGTCGGGTGCTCAAATGGTTTTAAATACAATTATGACCGCTAATCCAATTGGACTTTTAGTGGTAGCAATTGGAGCTCTTGTGGCTTTAGTTTATTCCGCAATTAAACATTATGACCAGTGGGGGTCTGCGGTTCTTTTCTTACTAGGTCCTTTCGGAATATTGATAAATATTATCATGAGCGTAAAAGACCATTGGGACTCTATCGTAAACGCCTTTAAATCGGATGGAATTGTTGGAGGTCTTAAACGTATTGGACTTGTGTTATTAGATGCAGTAATGAAACCATTGCAACAAATTTTAGAGGTTGTTGCAAAAGTAGATCCAACAGGTCTCGCACAAAAAGGACTTGACAAAATCAAGGCTTTCAGAACGGCTAACAACTTGGTAACACAAGGAGAAAAAGTAACTAAAGGTAAAGAAGCCGCAGATAAAGCGGTTATAAAAGAGCCAAAAGTACCAGGAGTTAAGGAGACGGAAGGCGGAGGAACTGGAGGAACTAAAGACGATGAGTCGGTCAAAAAATCTAATCAGGCAGTTGCAACTGGAGGCACAAAACACAATTATATTACAATAACCATCAAAGAGTTAAACGGTTTAAAAGATGTTGTTGTTAGTGGGAAAGATGCGGCAACAAAAGCGGGAACCGAAGTGGCAGACGAATTATTAAGAGTTATAGCAATGGCAGGAACAGCCACAGGATAA
- a CDS encoding DUF6046 domain-containing protein, translating into MGNVLDSRDILFASLMGSQAVALIQRSNLLQNELSKRVLPPIPFLPLKNETQIEKASDFSFENNWQTNDSTPEGSQFFPMSFSFTEGGQKWLFPFEPMINISSGNNIIKRNVAKQGEKLIGTIKERWSRKDFDIQVTGVLMGSMLKGLPEDTFPREQMERLFEFLKHSKEFFIYCHPLEILGITKVVVEDYSFPFTKGENVQAYDLKLTSDFAYNLLIKEEF; encoded by the coding sequence ATGGGAAACGTATTAGATAGTAGAGACATATTATTTGCAAGTTTAATGGGTAGCCAAGCGGTTGCACTTATTCAACGCTCGAACTTATTACAAAATGAGTTGTCAAAGCGTGTATTGCCTCCAATACCTTTTTTGCCCCTAAAAAATGAAACCCAAATTGAAAAGGCGTCGGATTTTAGTTTTGAAAATAATTGGCAAACTAATGATAGTACTCCTGAAGGTTCGCAGTTCTTTCCTATGTCGTTTAGCTTTACTGAAGGCGGGCAAAAATGGTTATTTCCGTTTGAGCCAATGATTAACATTTCATCAGGGAATAATATCATTAAACGCAACGTAGCCAAACAAGGAGAAAAGCTAATTGGAACTATAAAAGAGCGTTGGAGCAGAAAGGACTTTGACATACAAGTTACAGGAGTGTTAATGGGAAGTATGTTAAAAGGTTTACCTGAGGATACATTTCCAAGAGAACAAATGGAACGGTTATTTGAGTTCCTGAAGCATTCAAAAGAGTTCTTTATTTACTGCCACCCTTTGGAGATTTTAGGAATAACAAAAGTAGTTGTGGAAGATTATAGCTTCCCATTTACAAAAGGAGAAAACGTACAGGCTTATGACCTTAAACTAACAAGTGACTTTGCCTACAATTTATTGATAAAAGAAGAATTTTAA